The Actinomycetota bacterium DNA window GGGCCGACGGGGTGATCCGGGGGCCGGCCGCCGACGGCCGGGTGGCCGCGGTCACCCGCGACGACATCGCGGACGTGGCCGTGGCCGTGCTGCTGGACGACAGCGGCGGCCACGACGGGCGGACCTACGACATGACCGGGCCGGAGGCCTTCACCATGGCCGAGGCGGCCGAGGAGCTGTCCCGGGTCACCGGGCGGGCCATCACCTACCACGCCGAGACCCTGGAGGAGGCGTACGCGTCGCGGGCCCACTACGGCGCCCCCGACTGGGAGGTCGCCGGCTGGGTGACGACCTATGCCGCCATCGCCAACGGCGACCTGGAGGCGGTCAGCGGCGACGTGGCCGCCGTCGCCGGGCACCCGCCGATGAGCCTGGCCGAGTTCCTGCGCCGCAACCCCGACAGCTACCGGCAACTGCGGGAGGCTCCGCCCCCCGCATCCCCCCCGAACACCGACCCGGGTGGGGCCGCGACCTAGCCTCGCGTGCGGGCCTTGCGGACCCGGGCCATCTCGCGCTCGGCGTCGCGCTTGGCCAGCGACTGGCGCTTGTCGTAGGCGCGCTTGCCCCGGGCCAGGCCCAGCTCGACCTTGACCAGCTGGCCCTTGAAGTAGATGCGCAGCGGGACCAGGGTCAGGCCGCGCTCGTTGATCCGGGCCGCCAGCTGGTCGATCTGCTTGCGGTGGAGCAGCAGCTTGCGGGGGCGGGTCGGCTCGTGGCCCTCGTAGCCGGTGTGGGAGTAGGCCGGGATCTGCATGTGCAGGACGATGTCGCCGCCGTCGACCACGGCGTAGGCGTCCTGGAGGGACGCCTTGCCCTCGCGCAGGGTCTTGACCTCGCTGCCCCGCAGGACCACCCCGGCCTCGATCGTCTCGAGGATCTCGTAGTCGTGCCGGGCACGGCGGTTGGTCGCGACCGTGCCCGGGGGCTCGCGCCTGGGCATCTGCGGGGACCGCCGGCCTAGATCCGCACGTACTTGCGGAGCGCCAGCAGGCTGGCCAGGGCCGAGGCGACCACCCCGAGGGCCAGCAGCACCACGCAGGAGGCGTAGAACTCGCGCATCCCGACCGCGGGCAGGATCTGGAAGATCGACACCTGGTTGCGGACCCGGTCCAGGTAGAACATGCCCGCCCGGAGCAGCCCGAAGGCGATCAGGGTGCCGAGCAGGCCGGCGACCACGCCCTCGGCCAGGAACGGCAGCCGGATGTAGGTGTTGGAGGCCCCGACCAGCTTCATGATCTGGGTCTCCTTGCGCCGCGCGAACGCGGCCACCCGCACCGTCACCGCGATCAGGACCACGGCGGCGATGCCGAGCACCGCGGCCAGCACGAAGAAGGAGTTCTTGAGCATGTTGAGGACCGCGAACAGCCGCTCGACCAGCTTCTTCTGGTCGATCACGGAGTCGATCCCCGGGTTGCAGACCTCTTTGCCGCGGTCGTTGAAGGTGCCCGAGCAGAACTCGTCGTGGACCTGGGCGAACTGGGTCGGGTCCTTGAGCTTGACCCGGTAGCTCTCGGGCAGCACGTCCGGGCTGACGTTGCGGACCATGTCGGGCGAGTCCTTGAACTGGTCCCGGAAGCGCGCGTAGGCGTCCTCCTTGGACTCGTAGTAGACCCGCTCCACCACCGGCACCGCCTCCAGCTGGCGGCGGATGTCCTCGCGCTGCTGGGCCGGGATCTTGGGGGCGAGGAAGACCGAGACCTCGATCTTGTCCGACCAGTAGCCGCCGAACAGCGACACCTGCTTGCCGGCCAGCAGCGCGATCCCGAACAGGGTCAGGCTGATGGCGACGATGATGACCATCGAGATGGCCAGCAGGAGGTTGCGGCGGAACCCCCGGTAGGCCTCGACGGCGATGTACGACAGCCTAAACGCCAAGGTCGTACACCCCCCGCTCCTGGTCGCGGACGACCTTGCCGTGCTCCAGCTCGACCACCCGCTTGCGCATCTGGTCGACGATGCGTTCGTCGTGGGTGGCCATGACCACGGTGGTCCCGGTCCGGTTGATCCGCTCCAGCAGCCGCATGATGTCC harbors:
- a CDS encoding SDR family oxidoreductase, coding for MAGAGVIAVTGVTGGLGGRVARRLAEQGARQRLVARDPARAPALAGAEVATGSYDDRDGLRRAFEGTQALFMVSASEDPDRMRLHSNVVEAAADAKVERVVYTSFFGASPDCTFTFGRDHWHTEERIRGSGLRHTFLRDSLYIDFLPLMVGADGVIRGPAADGRVAAVTRDDIADVAVAVLLDDSGGHDGRTYDMTGPEAFTMAEAAEELSRVTGRAITYHAETLEEAYASRAHYGAPDWEVAGWVTTYAAIANGDLEAVSGDVAAVAGHPPMSLAEFLRRNPDSYRQLREAPPPASPPNTDPGGAAT
- the smpB gene encoding SsrA-binding protein SmpB — translated: MPRREPPGTVATNRRARHDYEILETIEAGVVLRGSEVKTLREGKASLQDAYAVVDGGDIVLHMQIPAYSHTGYEGHEPTRPRKLLLHRKQIDQLAARINERGLTLVPLRIYFKGQLVKVELGLARGKRAYDKRQSLAKRDAEREMARVRKARTRG
- the ftsX gene encoding permease-like cell division protein FtsX, with the protein product MAFRLSYIAVEAYRGFRRNLLLAISMVIIVAISLTLFGIALLAGKQVSLFGGYWSDKIEVSVFLAPKIPAQQREDIRRQLEAVPVVERVYYESKEDAYARFRDQFKDSPDMVRNVSPDVLPESYRVKLKDPTQFAQVHDEFCSGTFNDRGKEVCNPGIDSVIDQKKLVERLFAVLNMLKNSFFVLAAVLGIAAVVLIAVTVRVAAFARRKETQIMKLVGASNTYIRLPFLAEGVVAGLLGTLIAFGLLRAGMFYLDRVRNQVSIFQILPAVGMREFYASCVVLLALGVVASALASLLALRKYVRI
- a CDS encoding cell division ATP-binding protein FtsE is translated as DIMRLLERINRTGTTVVMATHDERIVDQMRKRVVELEHGKVVRDQERGVYDLGV